In Vicinamibacterales bacterium, the sequence GACGATGAGAATTGTCGCCGGACGTTGGAGAGGCCGCACGCTCACCTCGCCCACCTGGGACGGTCTGCGTCCCACCTCGGATCGCCTGCGCGAAACGCTCTTCGACATCCTCGCGCCGGTCATCGACGGCGCGCGCGTCCTCGACGGCTATGCCGGCACCGGCGCGGTCGGCATCGAAGCGCTGAGCCGCGGCGCCGCGCACGTGACGTTCGTCGAACGCGACCCGCGCGCCGTGCGACTCATCGAGACCAATCTCGCCGCGCTGGGGCCGTCCGGCGCGAACGATCGTGCTATCATCCGCGCAGACTTCATGATCGTGGCGGCGCGGCTGGGCAACCGGTCATTCGATTTGATCATTGTCGACCCGCCGTATGCGCATGACGCCGCGGAACAGGCGCTGACCGCGGCGGCGCCGCTGGCGGGACCGTCCACGCGCCTGATCGTTGAACACGCAAGCC encodes:
- the rsmD gene encoding 16S rRNA (guanine(966)-N(2))-methyltransferase RsmD produces the protein MRIVAGRWRGRTLTSPTWDGLRPTSDRLRETLFDILAPVIDGARVLDGYAGTGAVGIEALSRGAAHVTFVERDPRAVRLIETNLAALGPSGANDRAIIRADFMIVAARLGNRSFDLIIVDPPYAHDAAEQALTAAAPLAGPSTRLIVEHASRFAAPAAVDGLQVRRTVKAGDSALSFYER